The following proteins are co-located in the Paenibacillus sp. JNUCC32 genome:
- a CDS encoding peptidylprolyl isomerase, whose translation MLKRRTRWMPALLVMLGLLFVMTACGQNDKETESGAGGGTGSTNGAAAPEAEPPKETEVKQNVPDPNASHPIVTIEMENGKTIKLELYPEVAPNTVNNFISLVEQGFYDGTGFHRVIPGFMIQGGDPDGNGTGGPGYAIAGEFTSNGFQNDLKHTTGVLSMARAQDPNSAGSQFFIMVADAPSLDAQYASFGKVIEGMETAEEIVGLERDQMDKPLEVPVMKKVTVDTLGKDYPDPEQQE comes from the coding sequence ATGTTGAAACGCAGAACACGCTGGATGCCGGCCCTGCTCGTCATGCTTGGGCTGTTGTTCGTGATGACGGCATGCGGCCAGAATGACAAGGAAACCGAAAGCGGCGCAGGCGGCGGAACAGGTTCGACGAACGGCGCCGCGGCGCCCGAAGCGGAACCGCCGAAGGAAACCGAGGTCAAGCAGAACGTGCCCGACCCGAACGCCAGCCACCCCATCGTCACGATTGAAATGGAGAACGGCAAAACGATAAAGCTTGAGCTTTACCCGGAGGTTGCGCCGAATACGGTGAACAATTTCATCTCTCTGGTGGAACAAGGGTTTTACGATGGCACAGGCTTTCACCGCGTCATCCCCGGCTTCATGATTCAAGGAGGCGATCCTGACGGGAACGGCACGGGGGGACCCGGCTACGCGATCGCCGGAGAATTTACGTCCAACGGGTTTCAGAATGACCTGAAGCATACGACAGGCGTATTATCCATGGCGCGCGCGCAGGATCCAAACTCCGCCGGGTCGCAATTCTTCATTATGGTCGCGGATGCGCCTTCGCTGGATGCCCAGTACGCCTCCTTCGGTAAGGTCATCGAAGGCATGGAAACGGCTGAGGAAATCGTGGGCTTGGAGCGGGATCAGATGGACAAGCCGCTTGAAGTGCCCGTCATGAAGAAAGTGACGGTCGATACGCTCGGGAAGGATTATCCGGATCCCGAACAGCAGGAATAG
- a CDS encoding class I SAM-dependent methyltransferase — protein MLQALNIITAFRQGDESAAGTHPWLLKLISAEERIVNLERITSIGQLTHANPVLDYVERTLKILDSLPVSYWIKELLEEVLVWAETAKGGTMRDRLRWQQSGIQLFLHNIGSAQLYERHIRQGRGTLSPHEEMVHTLILTHGLLGQHIRGEVAFEENLPLMKLTEEGRLTEDELIRLLIPLNHCIIAAVSEELWHSVEEEIKQLIRKLAQGSVPDRWTYEERLRRLRTASIARGEDFDRQFQEIRRQTDLPAALHGFQDMTLWYVEAALQDFSLEEFVKVLLLALHPEKQSPEDQWSSDSVSHLSFEPLMNDMYYDYKGVKKLNVYKKRMIEQYLRQTDWEACLKGQASANPHLRHRIERKPELPDTVFFTFEFSQAAEKLIDFCIEAEKSPLYEKAVLLLFDLFGLRRDAYDRFHNEESYLNDMNSTGDYKKVILDYITGTAVLDIGPGGGVLLDLIEERLPHARPVGIDISSNVIEALEKRKRLEHKTWEVLKGDALNLRDYVKPGSVDTVIFSSILHELYSYIETDGARFNTATVEAALLSAYEVLAPGGRIIIRDGIMTEPEDTWRRIRFLEADGMEWLIRYASDFKGRVISYEQLADAEVRMPVNDAMEFLYTYTWGPEAYVHEVQEQFGYFTPTQYAECIRRTLGPEALIRVQRHYLQEGYAEALADRIEFMDEDGKAVTLPDSTCLYVIEKPTRP, from the coding sequence GGGGGATGAATCGGCTGCGGGAACGCATCCATGGCTATTGAAGCTGATATCGGCCGAGGAACGAATCGTCAATCTGGAACGGATCACGTCCATCGGGCAATTGACCCATGCCAACCCCGTGCTGGATTATGTAGAACGCACATTGAAGATACTGGATTCGCTGCCTGTTTCCTATTGGATCAAAGAGCTGCTGGAAGAAGTCCTGGTGTGGGCGGAAACGGCCAAGGGCGGAACGATGAGGGATCGCCTTCGCTGGCAGCAGTCGGGCATCCAATTGTTCCTGCATAATATCGGGTCCGCGCAGCTGTATGAAAGACATATCCGGCAAGGCAGGGGAACCCTGTCACCGCACGAAGAGATGGTACATACTCTCATACTTACCCATGGACTGCTCGGGCAACACATCCGGGGGGAAGTCGCCTTCGAGGAAAACCTGCCGCTGATGAAGCTTACGGAGGAAGGACGGCTCACCGAAGATGAGCTGATCCGGCTGCTGATCCCTTTGAATCACTGCATCATTGCTGCCGTTTCGGAGGAGCTATGGCATTCCGTTGAGGAGGAAATCAAACAACTGATTCGCAAGCTTGCCCAAGGGAGCGTCCCGGATCGGTGGACTTATGAGGAAAGGCTGCGCCGCCTTCGGACCGCTTCGATTGCCCGGGGAGAAGATTTCGACAGGCAGTTTCAGGAGATTCGGAGGCAGACGGATCTGCCTGCTGCCCTGCATGGGTTTCAGGACATGACGCTTTGGTATGTGGAAGCGGCCCTGCAGGATTTCTCGTTGGAAGAGTTCGTGAAGGTATTGCTGCTGGCTCTCCATCCGGAGAAACAGAGCCCGGAGGATCAATGGTCTTCGGATTCGGTGAGCCACCTGAGCTTTGAGCCGCTGATGAACGATATGTATTACGATTACAAGGGCGTCAAGAAGCTGAACGTGTACAAGAAAAGAATGATCGAGCAATATTTGCGCCAGACGGATTGGGAGGCCTGCCTTAAAGGTCAGGCGAGTGCCAACCCGCATCTGCGCCACCGCATCGAACGAAAGCCGGAGCTGCCGGATACGGTATTCTTTACCTTCGAATTCTCGCAGGCCGCGGAGAAATTAATCGATTTTTGCATCGAGGCGGAGAAATCCCCGCTTTACGAGAAGGCAGTGCTGCTGTTGTTTGATCTGTTTGGCCTGAGGCGGGATGCTTATGACCGGTTTCATAACGAAGAGAGTTATTTAAACGATATGAACAGCACGGGAGATTACAAGAAAGTGATTCTGGATTATATCACGGGAACGGCGGTGCTGGATATCGGTCCCGGAGGCGGCGTGCTGCTTGACCTGATCGAGGAACGGCTGCCGCACGCGCGCCCCGTCGGGATCGATATCTCCTCCAACGTGATTGAAGCGCTGGAGAAACGCAAACGTCTGGAGCACAAAACATGGGAGGTCCTGAAGGGGGACGCGCTGAATCTCAGGGACTATGTGAAACCCGGAAGCGTCGATACGGTCATCTTCTCCTCGATACTGCATGAGTTGTATTCGTACATTGAAACAGACGGTGCGCGCTTCAATACGGCGACCGTGGAGGCAGCCTTGCTCAGTGCCTATGAGGTGCTTGCACCCGGGGGCCGCATTATTATCCGTGACGGGATCATGACCGAGCCCGAGGATACCTGGAGAAGGATCCGTTTCCTTGAGGCCGACGGCATGGAATGGCTGATCCGGTATGCCTCGGATTTCAAAGGCCGGGTCATATCCTACGAGCAGCTGGCAGACGCGGAGGTGCGCATGCCTGTCAACGATGCGATGGAGTTTCTGTATACCTATACTTGGGGCCCCGAAGCGTATGTTCATGAAGTGCAGGAGCAGTTCGGATATTTCACGCCTACGCAGTATGCGGAGTGCATCCGCCGAACGCTGGGCCCCGAAGCGCTGATCCGCGTGCAGCGGCATTATCTTCAGGAAGGATATGCCGAGGCATTGGCTGACCGCATTGAATTCATGGATGAGGATGGGAAGGCGGTAACTTTGCCGGACAGCACCTGCCTTTACGTGATCGAGAAGCCGACTCGTCCGTAA